acacACCCTGGATGCAAAGGGATGTTCTAGCGTGGAAGGGTTAGGACCAAGGCCACCGAGTTACAGAGGAAGCAGATTGGAATTAGAGCAGTTCAGGGAGGGGTCCCAGGGCTGGAAACACATCACTCTGCCCTGGGGTACAAAAACCCTGGCTTtgtggaggcaggtgggagggtGACCAGGATGACCCACAAGCCAGCAGCCAGCTGACATTGTTGCTTTGTTCTCTTTGGTCCATTTCAGACACTTCCTAGGCAGCTCACTTGTTTTCCCCAGTGTGATACCGCATGCTTTGGACTTTTTGGTGATATCAGCAACTACAAGATCTAGGCCCTgacccctccctctcctctttgctCTCACCCTAAACAGTGTTGAACACCTTCACTTCCCACCCCTACCAGGTAGGAGATACAGAAACAGTGGGGATTCTGGAGTCCCCCCCGCCTGTCCCTTCAGAAATGTGGAATTCCCCAGGAGTGGAAGTAGCCTCCTGGAATGTGGGGGAGAGCCAAATAGTGGGGTCCCAGTCCCCTGTGTCTGTGTTCCTTCCTGCAGCCCTCTGAGTCAGGGCTGAGTTAGGTTCTGTGCTTTGGTTACCAAGGAAGTGTAGCCAGGGTGGGGACCTCTGGAAATGGCGCCCACCCAACTCTTGGAACAGTAGGAAGAGGGGCCAAGAGAAAGCAGTTATAGAGCAGGAGAGCCTGCAGAATTGAGGAGGGTCTGGAGAGTGTGTGCCCTACATTTAGGAATGTCAGAGAAGCTGCCAGGGGCCCCTCTGCATGTTGTGAACTACACAGACCCCTTGGGTCCAGTAGACACCCTCCATGACAGTCCTGGGTTTTAGAACAGGCAGTGCTAATGTGGCTGTAAATGGAGAGGATGCCTGGTGAGGGATCAAGGAAGAGCAACGATTGCTTTTAATAAAGAATAGTTGTCATGGTTTGACATGTCCCTGAGAGAAGTGGCTGCAGTTTGGGTGTGGCACTGGGAGCTGGGGACTGGCTTAGTCAGCACTTGGAAACCCAGGTGTCTGTGGAATCTCTGGGTGGTGTGTGCCCTGGTCTCTGAGGCACCCCCAGCACTGACGCCCTCTTCTCCTTGGCTGATGGCAGTGAGGGGAGAGGCCACTCAGGCCAGGAACACCATGTGTCTGCAGTCACGAGTGGACTGGTGTCTCTTCTCCTATTTGTCTTTCCTTAGTGGAGCTTCAGGAATACCCAGGGCCTTCTAAGGAAACCACTGACAGGGGCCTCAGGACTCCTTTTGCTTACTGTAGACCAGGAGAGGGTTACTCTTCCCACATTTACTTGTTCCCTATGGCCTGGCTTCCTGGCTCCACCCTGATTTCCTGCCCTAGGATAGAGGCCCTCACAGGATTTACTTCCAGGCACTCTTGCTAGTGACCTGGAGAAAGCAGCTTGACCTGGACATCTGGCctctactggggactgaacttcCCCACTCCTACACCCAGTGGGAAGGACCTTTATGGCTAGTGCCTCGGCTGAGAGCTCATTAGCTCTGGGAGAGAGCTGCTGCTGTCCTGGGCAAAGCAGCAGAACCCTGCTGGCCCCTGACTTCCAGCTGTGCCCCATGTTCCCCTGCTCTGCTCGCTGGCTTGGTGTGGACCGTGTTCCCCCTTTTCCTGCAAATTTCCACCTGGCCCACAACGGCTGAGTAGAAGCGTTACCTGGAAGATGGAGACAAGTCAGCCTGTAGAGGAGATGGGGATGCCCTGGACAGGGACCATTCTGCTTATCCAAGGGGCAGCAGCGACCCTGCAACAAATGCAGGAGTGTTGTGCAGAAAGGATGAGCCCATGCCATGTGACCCAGTGATGAGAAATCAGGGCTAGTGTGTGGGAGTCCCAGGGAGGGAGGTGACATCTCAGTGGATATCACATCCTAGTAGACTTCAGAGTCAGCTCATTTGGGATGTTGTGTCCTGGGCTGAAGGGACCCTCTCAAGCACCAGGTGCACTCAAGAGGTTCCTTCCAGCCCTGAAGACCAGGTTCCCCAAGCAAGTAGCATGCACCAGGTGGGAATAACTAGGCCACCTGTCTGGAGGCACCCTGGTTTCCCTGCTCACTCCCTGGGTCATTTCAGACCTGACAGCTGCTCGCTCTTCCTCAGCTGTTGTCTGGCCATGCCCACTGGTCATCTTGTCATCTGACCAGGTCACTTTCAGTTAGGTCTGCCTGAGTGGATTTTGATCAGTTATTTCCACCTCATTAGAAATAAAGGATTTAGGACCTGTATTTGGGTAAAAAGTGGGTGGGGAACGAACAGGGTCTCAGAGATGTCTCCAGAGACACTTCGAGAGACATCCTTAGGGATtttgccagcctcagcatttcAGTTCGGACCAATCCCCAGTGTGtggcatttctttttctctccttccccctctgtGTGCAGGGCCCTGGAGAGCAGAGCCTAGGCTGTGCTGTGTATCAATAGCTTCCTGGGGCTCACTAGCTAGGGCTACTTGCAAATGCTCAGGGCGGATGTGTGGCTAATAGCTCCTTTCTTGGGCAATGCAGAATGTTTCCATCCTCAATGGAACTTCTGTTGGACAGCACTGGTCTAGGGATGGAGAGTTAGGAGTCCCTGGTCTGCCGCCTACCATGGGGCAGGCTGAGTAGGTGACTGCAGTGATGAGTGCCAGGGGCCAGGTAAGCAGGCTCTGATGACCAGTCGGAGAGTGAACAAGCATGTGAGCCTCAAGCACCATGAACAGAGGGTTGCAGAAATACAGAGGGGTGAAGGTGGGAGGTAGGAGGTAGCTGGCCTCTGTGCTGCCCAACAGAAAGGGGGGGGGTGGTCCATCCTTTGACTCCTGGCAGCACAGGGATCTGGAAGTGACATTTTAGTGTAAAGATGGACTGCTTCCAGGGAGTGTCTCCTCATCCTCCAAGGAGGCTTCCCTAACACTCTGCCACTCATCCCCTTTTCCTGCTTCCATTCACGTGCTCCTTCCCTTTCCAGGTGAAAGAGCTTGTCCTGGACAACTGTCGGTCGAATGAAGGCAAAATCGAAGGCCTCACAGACAAATTTGAAGAACTGGAATTCCTAAGTACAATCAACGTAGGCCTCACCTCAGTCGCCAACTTACCAAAGTTAAACAAACTTAAGAAGGTAAACAGCGCAGGGAGCtgggtgggcaggaggaggggtgaTTACTTTGTGTGCAGGGAGCGTAATTGAAGGTGAGGCCAGGTGCCTGCACCGACATGCCTGCTGACTCCCTGAGActactttcccttttcctttcctcactgTTTGGGAGAACCAAGAGGCTCTGAGCCGAGaaccttcattttaaaaaccctttctgcttttttctctGCCTGTCCTGTTTAGCTCGAACTAAGCGATAACAGAATCTCAGGGGGCCTGGAAGTATTGGCAGAAAGGTGTCCGAACCTTACGCATCTAAATTTAAGTGGCAACAAAATTAAAGACCTCAGTACAATAGAGCCACTGGTAAGTCATTTGAATGCTCCCCTCTCTgctgggatgggaggggaggaggaactGATATCAGAGAATGCTACCTTTGCCTTTGTATAATAcccttttttcatttatcttaataTATTGGACTCTCATTATTCGCTATGAGATAGAATGGGAGCTACTATTTCTGCTTAGTCcatagagaaactgaggcccagagttgAAATAACTGACAGAAGTTAGTTACACAGCCAAAATTGCCAGTCAGTGCGAAGGCAGGATGTGGACACTGGCCTCCATTTCTGGTCTCAGGCTTTTTCCTCAGTTTCCACTCACCTTGGAAACCTGGACTGTGTTTCTTCAGGCTCAGTTTGTGTCTTATTGCCCCTCTTTGAACAAGGAGGAATGATCCCAGAATTAAGTTGACCACAGCTGGTGACTGAGTGGTGGGACACAGATCAGTGCTGACACAGACCCTGTGATGATGAGAGGGAGCTTCATACAGGCCTTCACCTCCATGTGGAATAAGagtgtccttggcctgctggtgACCAGGACCTCAGAAACCTGGGTGGCATTTCTGGCTCCTCTGTTTGTCTTCCTAGAACTGAGCACGCCCTAGACTTCACTAATTTACTAGCTAGAGAGGGGCTAGTCAAAATGATAATTTCTACGTTACCAAAGCCTGAATTACTATTTTCCTGTGATTTTAAGGAAATGAACTGTTAACGATGTATCACTGATTAAATGACAGCTCTTTGGAATTAAGTACTACCACATTAAGTGAACTTGCCTAATTTTGTAACTATGTACTTAAGAATCACCCCAAACCAGGCATTGCAGAGTCAGGGAAGGCTCCAGAGGCATGCTGCCGTGATGGCCAAAGTTTGTAGGCCGGAGGTTAGGGTGGCCCTCGGTTTGGGTCCTGGTTTGCAGGGTTCTTGCCCACAAAGCACTCCGAGCTCTCCACTGGCATTCAAGGGTCCTGTTGATGGACCAGGGTGGCAGAACAAGAAGCTGGCTTTTCTTTCCTAAACTCAGACCTTACCTATCTATGTCTCGGGGTCAGCTAATAAAATGTGCTGAATAGCACAGTTCTGTTCAGGTCTCCCACTGATCTCCTGGGAGAAGGCAAAAAACTATTTTGGTCTGCCTGGAGGTcttgatttcataattttattgtgAAAGGAAAAACCTTCTAAGTTCTGTATACTCATTTGAGAGTGTGGAGCATGTTTGGGGACTGAGTATATGAAATCCTCAAACACTGCCATTCAGTCACCATGTACTGAACACACACTTTCCCCTCCCAGTGGGCAGACCACAGTGTTTCAGCAGGTTCCCCGCCATTATTAGCGAGATGCACGCCACACTTCCCTGGTGTGGGAAACTGGTCTTGGTTGGGAGGTGCTGGCTCATCCGCACAGAGCACAGTCAGGACTGCCTTCAGCATCTCTTCTGAGAATGACCTAGGTCACAGGTGCCAGGTGTTTCAAGTGCTAGAGAACCAATATTGACCCTGAGAgagagcagctttcctccccaGTTAGACCAGCCCCCATCCCAGAGAGGCTCAGCTTGGGACAAATTGCATAGGTGAGGCAGGAGATAAAGGTGCAGCTCTCACACAAGAGCTGTGGACCCTTTGCTTCATGGGCCTTAGTGTCCTCAGCCATCCAACAGGGCTCCTCTGGGCTAGGACCAAGCTAGTGCAATGCTTTGATAAGCACAACCTGCTAAGTACTATGGACAGAATCTGGATTTTTCGTCATATTTTCTCTTGTCCTTTTGGACAAGTGCAAGATCACAGGCCTGTGCctcttgtttcctcatctgtaaaactcaATAATTTCTACTTAGGTGGTTACAGGACGAATTGACTTCTACATGAAGTGCTGTGTTAACTGCGGTGATAATCATGTAGATGCAGCAGTGAGTTCATGTTGTTGCCTTTTGGTTCTTCAGGCTCCTTGGTCACAGAGGGACTCGGCAGAGCTCTTGGTTCATGTACCAAGAAGGACCCAGGTTAATTTCAAGACAGTTTCTGTTAAGGCAAAAGCTGGAATTGCAGAATAAAAGTGTTCACACTGGATGAGACTTTTAAGGTCCTCAAGTTcaacccattttccagatgagatcTTTTCTGGGGTAGCCACCCCTGACCTGGGCCACCTGCCATAAATTGCTCTCACTCTTGACTTCTTTTACCACTTTCAGAAGAACCTAGAGAACCTCAAGAGCTTAGACCTTTTCAATTGTGAGGTAACCAACCTGAACGACTACCGAGAAAATGTGTTCAAGCTCCTCCCACAGCTCACGTATCTTGATGGCTATGACCAGGACGACAAGGAGGCCTCCGACTCAGATGCTGAGGGCTATGTGGAGGGCCTGGATGACGACGAGGAGGACGAGGATGGTGGGTGGCACAGATGGCGAGGGCTCGGCCTGAGGCCTTGGGGTGAGGCAGAGTGGGCGAGGTGCTGGGAAGCCCCGCCTGCTGCTGAGGGTGGGCTGCCTGCCAGTGGCTGTCTCTCTCCAGGGGGCTGGCCACCTCCTCTCCCATAGTCCCTAATAGGTCTCATTGGTTATTTCCCCTGAAAGAACAGGACCCAGACCCCAGAGGAACTCCCTGACATTCCCCAATTACATACTAATTCCTTTAAAATTGAGTCTTCAATTTTTGTCCCTTTTCTGAAGCCCCCTAAGAAAGGTGATTctacagtctctctctctgtatatgtaGTTTGAACCCACATCTAGACACTCCCAGGGAGCGGGCATGAGGATAGTGGAAGGTGGGGTATAGCCTGAGGACCCCCTTTCTCCAGGAAGTGGAGATCAGGTCAGAGCCAGAGACTGTGAGGCCCCCTGGTGGCTGTAGCCCACAGACTGCCGGCTAGCTCTGGGGTGTGTAGGAGGCAATGTCAGAACCTTCAGAAAGGAAAGACTGGGAGAAAGAGTGCCTCCTTCTGACTTCCCACCTCCCTGCTATGGGCATAGTGTGGCTTCCCCGCTCAGTTAATTCAGACACAAGACTTGTTTTTCCGTGTTAGATTAGGAGTATTTTACAAGATATTTAGATACTCCGTTTGCCTTGGTggagatttttttcttggtagATAATAACCATCCTCCATCCTGGGATGCATGTGATGTTTTGGCACACAGAGGGGATCTGAGGGTGCTGCAGGGAGGTCCACAGCCTTAAAGCCATGTTTCCAGACCCTTTCCTGGTGCCCACCTCTGATTCCATGTGTGACCTTGAATAAGTCATTTGTCTCTGCCTTAGATTTCTGACATTTAAAGTGAAGAATTTGGCCTGgaagttttggggtttttgtttatttgtttgttttgtactagggattgaacccaggggcacttaaccactgagccatctccccagccctttttattttgagacagggtctcactgagttgctgaggctggctttgacttgtgatccttctgcctcagcctcctgagtcgctgagattacaggcctgtgtcactgtgcccagcgcCCGGGAGCTCTTTCTAAATGAATTGACCACCTAGCTTTCTCTGTAACTTGTGCTTGAATCTGGCGATCTCTCTGGCCTCAGCGTCCACAAGGGATCTTTTGCTCTCATGAAACTTGACAGGAGGGCTAATCTTGTGGATCACTTTGGGAAGTGTTTAATCATACCAGTACTGCTCTTGTGAGTGAGAGCCTTCAGGCTTTGGGCCCCACACAAGACCCCATCACCCCAGCAGGCCCACCACCTGGACCTGCACCCAGGAGGGAGGAGCTACCTCaccaccccttttatttttgttcccaTTATACAGAGGAGGAGTATGATGAAGATGCTCAGATAGTGGAAGATGAGGAGGACGAAtatgaagaggaggagggggaagaggaggacgTGAGTGGAGAGGAGGAGGTAAGGAGGTGGGACTGCAGGGCTGCCATATCCTGGTGCCCTAATGCTGCCTCTGAGTTTGTCCTGCCAAACACCTCCATGGTCAACCTTGGCAACCCAGGGACTCTGGTTTGCCACTCAGGAGTGACTCAGGAGCCAGTCTCcccagggcaggggaaggagtCCATTTCAGAACCTTCCACTGGACTGACTTTGGGGGATAGACTCGCAAATAGTTCTGGGGAAGTTGAATTAGAAGTGGAGAAGAAGATTCTGGAGCCAGGGACTCACCTGCGGGTGGGGGCAGTGGAGGTGGGGGGAGCCTGGCCCTCTTTTCTATGTAAAAATTAGATCTTTTGGAAGTATAGAATCCTGTCCCCAATGGCTGCTGTTTTACATTCATATGTTAGTTATGATACAAGCACTTAAAAGTGTACCAGGGAAAATCAGGCAGCTTGGAACTGATAAAAGGTAGGATAAGGTACTCCCAGGTCTCAAGTCAGAGGAACGGAAGTCACCTGCACACTGAGGAAGTTGTGCATCAAGAGTGGGCCATTAGCCAATGGATTTACTgattccagttttttaaaaacaaggtcTATGTGAGAGTAATATTGTAGAGAGTGTCTAAGGGGATAAATCCCAGCTCTGTTGTGTACTAGCTGTGTGTCCCTGGACAAGTTACTGACCTTTCTGAGCCCATTTCTTAATCTGTGAATTACGGATCATGACGCATCTCTCACTGGGTTATTTAGAGTATAAAATCAAGTGTAAGCAAAATGCTTAAGGACGGTGTCTGACCGCTTAGTGTAGGCACTCCCACCCTTCTTCAAGTTCCTGGCTCCATTTGCTAgattttgggttttggttttccAACTCTCCATAGCAGAATGGTTTTCTATGACTTATTTAGAATTCTAAACCAATTCTTACAACAGCAAGATAACAGTGTGGGCACGGTGCCTGCCCCgtcccctccctctccaccttCCTCACTTCCTGTCTCCTTCACTGTCTTCATGTACACTGCATTCAGTCAGGATCTCCTAGCTGCTGCTGGCCTAGGCCTGGAAGAGGCAGGTGAAGGCCAGTAGaaaaaccaggtgtggtggcacacacctataatcccagtggcttgggaggctgaagcaggaggattgcaagttcaaagtcagcctcagcaatttagcaaaaccctaagccacttagtccctctctcaaaataaaaaattaaaaaaaaaaaaaaaaaaagtggagaccagggttgtggctcagtgacaactgctggtttcaatccccagtaccaaaaaaaaaaaaaaaaaaaaacaaccagtgACATAGGTTGGGTTTCCATATGCTACTGCTCTGAGTTCCTCTTCTCCCTAGGTTAGGCTCGGCTCACTGCTATTGAGTACTGTGAGCTCTTTAAAAGTAAAGACTTATGAAAACAAGGCTCCTTAGGACAGGGCAGTAAGTGGTGCTGGCTGATGGAGTGTTCAGCTTGCCCTTCCTGTCACAAGAGACGCAGCATGcgggttttgttttggtggttgtAATCTCATTGACCATCTGCACATTTCCAGCTTCCagtaatacacacacaaaaacagagTTCTAGCAAACAGACCAAGGGGGAGCTATTTGGTGACATTATAAAAGGATATTTTCCTTGACAGAAAGAAGTCTGTTACCCAGTTCTTTTAGACCGTGGGCTGCTGCCTGCTTTAGAAGCAGTCAACATGCAGGGAGTCAGGGAGCATGTAATGTCTTCCGGGACAGCACAGAGCGAAGGCCCTGTGTGGAGAGGGAAGTCTCAGCAAGTTGGGAATGATGTCCTCAGGGGACCTTGAATTTatcttcctctcccctccaggTGGCCCAAGATTGCAAGATGGTGAAAGGACTGGGTAGGGTGCAGTTGGGTTTGCTCGCATAATCTGGATTTGCTGAAACTAGGGGCCAAAACTAGATTGAGGGCGGATGAAAGAAAGGATGGCCTCCTTTACATGTCAGGAGTCTGCTTGGGGAAGCTGTTCTCCTAAGAGCATGCAAGCTGGAAAGCGACCTCTGGGGACATCAGGAGTCCTTTCTAGGGTGGAGTCTAGCCCCCTCCAGTCGTTTGACAGTATTATGTCTGATGTGGGCAATTTCTGGGGAAGGAATTCAAAGCTTTCAGCAGATTCTCAAGTAGAATCCTTGTTCCAAAATAGACTCCAAACCTTCACTTGACATTCATCCTGAGCTGGCAGGCCGTGGCATGGACACTGAGGGGTTGGGGGTAACATCATGGGCCAGGTCATTTCTCACATTCCAGTGTTGCTTTTTTTCCCAGGAGGATGAAGAAGGTTATAACGACGGGGAAGTTGATGACGAGGAAGATGAGGAAGATCTTGGTGGTATGGTACCTTTTTATCTCAGCTTGTGGCAGCCTGGTGTGTGCAGTTCACATTAGCTTGCTGGGCTCTGAGGAGCCTGCAGTGGGCAGAAGATGCCTATCCGAGGCCCTCGATGTGGCTGCTCGCTAGGGTGGGTTGAGTTAAGAGGTGGGATGGGTATCTAATCCAAATGTCTTTTCCTTACTCTTCCAGAAGAAGAAAGGGGTCAGAAGCGAAAACGAGAACCTGAAGATGAGGGAGAAGATGATGACTAAGTGGAAtaacctattttgaaaaattcctattgtGATTTGACTGTTTTTACCCgtatcccctcccctcctccaaatCCTGTCCcctgaaacttatttttttctgattgtaacgTTGCTGTGGGAATGAGAGGGGAAAAGTGTACTGGGGGTTGCTGggggagggagggcgggagggggtggaataaaatactatttttactgccactctttatttttttttcccctcctttttctttgtgtctGGTTTTGTCCCTGTAAATGCAATAGCTGAGTACACACCAAGTGAGCGTTTGTTCCTTACTCTCAAAGAGGATGGTTTGGAGGTCTCTTACATTTCCTGGTATgtcccaagtccctggaattgGTTTGAAGGCCGTGCTGGCCTCAGACTGGTCACTCAGATCCTGGGAAGGGCTGAGTACCAGCTATACCTTTAACTCTTGCTTTGGCTCATGTGTTTTCTGCATTTCTTGGGCCTGCTAGAGGCATCCAACGCCCTGGTTTGTAAATAGCAACCTAAAGGCGTATTTTGGCACTGGTCTGGGGACATTCCCCATCTCTCATCCCTTTTCCCCCTTCACAGACGGTGGTAGGCTTCACTCTACAAAGAGAACTCTGGTGGTACTCTTGAGCTGTGAGCCCACGAGCTGAAAACCACAGGTTtatgaattataagaaaaatggGTTTGGTAAttataatcagaagaaacaaacccTCAAACTTCAacctctttaaaagaaaaaaaaaactgtcctatCTTGTTCTGTAAAATATTAGAACACTTTGTTTTATGAAAATG
The Sciurus carolinensis chromosome 2, mSciCar1.2, whole genome shotgun sequence DNA segment above includes these coding regions:
- the Anp32a gene encoding acidic leucine-rich nuclear phosphoprotein 32 family member A isoform X2, with product MDMDKRIHLELRNRTPSDVKELVLDNCRSNEGKIEGLTDKFEELEFLSTINVGLTSVANLPKLNKLKKLELSDNRISGGLEVLAERCPNLTHLNLSGNKIKDLSTIEPLKNLENLKSLDLFNCEVTNLNDYRENVFKLLPQLTYLDGYDQDDKEASDSDAEGYVEGLDDDEEDEDEEEYDEDAQIVEDEEDEYEEEEGEEEDVSGEEEEDEEGYNDGEVDDEEDEEDLGEEERGQKRKREPEDEGEDDD
- the Anp32a gene encoding acidic leucine-rich nuclear phosphoprotein 32 family member A isoform X1, with the translated sequence MAKHRSGSLFLLLLHHQPLKVKELVLDNCRSNEGKIEGLTDKFEELEFLSTINVGLTSVANLPKLNKLKKLELSDNRISGGLEVLAERCPNLTHLNLSGNKIKDLSTIEPLKNLENLKSLDLFNCEVTNLNDYRENVFKLLPQLTYLDGYDQDDKEASDSDAEGYVEGLDDDEEDEDEEEYDEDAQIVEDEEDEYEEEEGEEEDVSGEEEEDEEGYNDGEVDDEEDEEDLGEEERGQKRKREPEDEGEDDD